Proteins encoded in a region of the Dethiosulfovibrio russensis genome:
- a CDS encoding 2-isopropylmalate synthase, producing MKDTVRIFDTTLRDGEQAAGINLNGTEKLQIARQLAALGVDVIEAGFPASSQGDFDSVRSIASEIDGPIIAGLARANEGDIRRAAEAVREASRSRIHTFIATSPIHMEHKLKMSSEEVVKRTTDAVSLAASLVKDVEFSAEDASRSDPEFLMEVFTAAIAAGATTINVPDTVGYATPGEFGDFLSRIMEGTEGSEKAIWSVHVHNDLGLAVANSVEAVRRGARQVECTVNGIGERAGNASLEEIVMALKVRRDVFSVDTAIDTTRLYDTSRMVSRLTGVHLPPNKAIVGDNAFAHEAGIHQHGVLCKRETYEIMHPKDVGAPETKLVMGKHSGHHAFAKELESMGYSLTDQELKRAFSLFKELCDKKEMVTKSDMEALVVDEILSICPDRKFSVKDFAVHSGRGRATAAISLIDGKDEIHDAATGNGPVDASYAAIRRIVGIEPELAAYRIISASEKSDALGEARVTLRHDDMEVQGRGVSTDVIEASIKAYVNGINRLYQTAAARGVEIVRQRQAV from the coding sequence ATGAAAGACACGGTTCGCATCTTCGACACCACCTTGAGAGACGGAGAACAGGCGGCGGGCATAAACCTCAACGGAACGGAGAAACTTCAGATAGCCAGACAGCTCGCAGCCCTAGGGGTGGACGTCATAGAGGCGGGCTTTCCTGCTTCTTCACAGGGCGATTTCGACTCGGTGAGATCCATCGCCTCCGAGATAGACGGTCCGATCATAGCCGGATTGGCCAGGGCAAACGAAGGGGACATAAGAAGAGCCGCCGAGGCCGTCAGGGAAGCATCTAGAAGCAGAATACACACCTTTATAGCCACCAGTCCCATCCACATGGAGCACAAGCTCAAGATGTCTTCCGAAGAGGTCGTTAAAAGGACGACCGACGCGGTTTCCCTGGCCGCCTCTTTGGTCAAGGACGTGGAGTTCTCCGCCGAGGACGCCAGTCGATCCGACCCGGAGTTTCTCATGGAGGTCTTCACCGCAGCCATAGCCGCGGGAGCCACGACGATAAACGTCCCGGACACGGTGGGCTACGCCACCCCAGGAGAGTTCGGCGACTTCCTCTCCCGCATAATGGAGGGCACCGAGGGATCGGAAAAGGCCATATGGTCCGTCCACGTCCATAACGATCTTGGGCTGGCTGTGGCGAACTCGGTGGAGGCGGTAAGACGAGGAGCCAGACAGGTGGAGTGCACCGTCAACGGCATAGGAGAGAGGGCGGGCAACGCGTCTCTGGAGGAGATAGTCATGGCCCTCAAGGTCCGCCGGGATGTTTTCTCGGTGGACACCGCGATAGATACCACCAGGCTCTACGACACCAGCCGAATGGTCTCCCGGCTCACCGGGGTCCATCTTCCGCCCAACAAGGCCATAGTGGGAGACAACGCCTTCGCCCACGAAGCGGGGATACACCAGCACGGAGTCCTCTGCAAGAGAGAGACCTACGAGATAATGCATCCCAAGGACGTTGGGGCTCCGGAGACCAAGCTCGTCATGGGCAAGCACTCTGGTCACCACGCCTTCGCCAAAGAGCTCGAGTCAATGGGATACTCCCTCACCGACCAGGAGCTCAAGAGGGCCTTCTCCCTCTTCAAGGAACTCTGCGACAAGAAGGAGATGGTGACGAAAAGCGACATGGAGGCCCTTGTTGTGGACGAGATCCTCTCGATCTGCCCGGACAGAAAGTTCTCCGTCAAGGATTTCGCCGTCCACTCCGGCAGAGGAAGGGCGACCGCCGCCATATCGCTGATCGATGGCAAAGACGAGATCCATGACGCCGCCACGGGCAACGGCCCGGTGGACGCCTCCTACGCGGCGATAAGGAGGATCGTGGGAATAGAGCCGGAACTGGCGGCCTACAGGATAATATCGGCAAGCGAGAAATCGGACGCACTGGGAGAGGCCAGGGTCACCCTGCGGCACGACGACATGGAGGTTCAGGGACGGGGAGTCAGCACCGACGTTATAGAGGCCAGTATAAAGGCCTACGTAAACGGCATAAACCGACTGTATCAGACCGCCGCCGCCAGAGGGGTGGAGATAGTGAGACAGAGGCAGGCCGTTTAG
- a CDS encoding alpha/beta hydrolase family protein, translating into MRYALAILLLFFLSIAPSLTEGSENGTIPKGLSRGEILLSYFQDTEMDFQLLRSLGADATGGGSPGEILLAAKDIEEGDPASWSAAFLSLAERVETDGRTRLKRGHEISAGESLLRSASYYRAAEYYGDPTSPETAKWGMKCRKAFIDGMKLSPWKIEELYIPFGEDSLPGYFISSPSNDTPIKTLIAQSGFDGTAEEMYFAVGEAALRRGYNVLLFEGPGQVGKRRFDKESTFVPDTSPALRAVVDFALSRPEIDPEKIALYGASFGGYFALSGAVGESRLKALIVNSPIIDAREYFFAAVGPKFVEMFEKQDLTVEEILKLSKEELPPKYRFSLLNLCIRYGKPSVKTTLEAMQEFHVDEDRIEAMEFPALGMVGEKEGTVPLSQAKRFERLAQKGSLHIFEEKSGANIHCQLDNMPLSWAVALDWLDEQFD; encoded by the coding sequence ATGAGATATGCCCTAGCGATACTGTTACTTTTCTTCTTATCGATAGCACCGTCTCTGACGGAGGGATCGGAAAACGGGACTATACCGAAGGGACTATCCAGGGGAGAGATTCTCCTCTCGTATTTTCAAGACACCGAGATGGATTTTCAGCTTCTTAGAAGTCTCGGAGCCGACGCGACAGGAGGAGGTTCTCCCGGAGAGATTCTTCTGGCGGCCAAAGATATAGAGGAGGGTGACCCAGCTTCCTGGTCAGCTGCCTTTCTTTCCCTCGCAGAAAGGGTCGAGACGGACGGAAGGACTCGTCTGAAAAGGGGTCACGAAATAAGCGCAGGGGAAAGCCTTCTGAGATCAGCGTCCTATTATCGCGCGGCGGAATACTACGGCGATCCGACCTCTCCCGAAACCGCAAAGTGGGGAATGAAATGTCGAAAAGCTTTCATCGATGGGATGAAGCTATCTCCCTGGAAAATAGAGGAACTGTACATACCTTTTGGAGAGGACTCTCTTCCGGGATATTTCATATCGTCTCCTTCGAACGATACGCCGATAAAAACCCTGATAGCCCAAAGCGGTTTCGACGGTACGGCGGAGGAGATGTACTTCGCCGTGGGAGAAGCCGCCCTCAGAAGAGGGTACAACGTCCTTCTCTTCGAGGGCCCGGGACAGGTGGGAAAACGTCGATTCGACAAAGAGTCTACCTTCGTTCCCGACACCTCCCCAGCTCTCAGGGCGGTGGTGGATTTCGCCCTGTCCAGACCTGAGATAGACCCTGAAAAGATCGCCCTTTACGGGGCCAGCTTCGGAGGCTATTTCGCCCTGTCCGGAGCGGTCGGGGAAAGTAGGCTGAAAGCCCTTATAGTAAATTCCCCTATAATAGACGCTCGGGAGTACTTTTTCGCCGCAGTAGGCCCCAAGTTCGTGGAAATGTTCGAGAAACAGGACCTGACGGTGGAGGAAATCCTGAAACTGTCAAAGGAAGAACTTCCTCCCAAATATCGTTTTTCCCTCCTGAACCTGTGCATCCGCTACGGCAAGCCATCCGTAAAAACCACACTGGAGGCCATGCAGGAATTTCATGTCGACGAGGATCGTATCGAAGCCATGGAATTTCCGGCCCTGGGAATGGTGGGGGAAAAAGAGGGAACGGTACCGCTGAGCCAGGCGAAACGGTTCGAGAGACTGGCCCAAAAGGGAAGCCTCCACATATTCGAGGAAAAAAGCGGAGCCAACATCCACTGCCAGCTGGACAACATGCCCCTGTCATGGGCAGTAGCCCTGGACTGGCTTGACGAACAGTTCGACTAA
- a CDS encoding SDR family oxidoreductase, translating into MDLGLRDKTAIVMASSGGLGKGIATELAREGAKVMLFSPSEEKLAEAQRDIEKETGNRPSFFVGDITAAEDIKGLVDATVEKLGPVYALVNNTGGPPAGTFDDFEDTAWQKAFELTLLSYIRTVRAVLPSMRGNGGGRIVNSTSSSVKSVLDNLILSNTFRTGVMGLTKSLSQELGKDGILVNVIGPGRIGTARIEHLDSIRAERSGLSVEEVRRKAFDSIPLGRYGTVDEYGRLAAFLCSEANTYITGQTILLDGGMVKAF; encoded by the coding sequence TTGGATCTTGGACTGAGAGATAAGACAGCCATAGTGATGGCCTCCAGCGGAGGTCTCGGCAAGGGTATAGCCACCGAGCTCGCCAGAGAGGGAGCCAAGGTGATGCTGTTCAGCCCGTCGGAGGAAAAACTGGCAGAAGCTCAAAGGGACATAGAGAAGGAGACCGGCAACAGGCCGTCCTTCTTCGTCGGAGATATCACCGCGGCGGAGGATATAAAGGGCCTGGTGGACGCCACCGTGGAAAAGTTAGGGCCTGTCTACGCCCTGGTGAACAACACCGGAGGACCTCCTGCCGGTACCTTCGACGACTTCGAGGACACAGCCTGGCAAAAAGCCTTCGAGCTTACGCTTTTGTCCTATATCCGTACCGTCAGGGCGGTCCTTCCGTCCATGAGGGGCAACGGAGGCGGCAGGATCGTGAACTCTACTTCGTCTTCGGTAAAATCGGTCCTGGACAACCTGATACTGTCCAACACCTTCAGGACCGGGGTAATGGGGCTGACGAAATCCCTGTCCCAGGAGCTCGGAAAGGACGGCATTCTGGTCAACGTCATAGGTCCGGGAAGGATAGGTACCGCCAGGATAGAGCACCTGGACTCGATCAGGGCGGAAAGGTCGGGGCTGTCGGTCGAAGAGGTTCGACGCAAGGCCTTCGATTCCATCCCCCTGGGAAGATATGGAACAGTGGACGAATACGGCCGATTGGCCGCCTTCCTCTGCTCCGAGGCCAACACCTACATAACGGGACAGACGATCCTCCTGGACGGAGGGATGGTCAAGGCGTTCTAG
- a CDS encoding DUF2000 domain-containing protein translates to MNGKKLVLLLNENLPSGVMANTAAILGVSLGRRFPEAVGEDVTDGSGFSHEGIVKIPVPVLKGSEEKLKELRGMLYREDYDDLTVVDFSDVARGCRTYGEYVEKSASTEESCYVYLGLAICGDAKKVNSLTGAMPLLR, encoded by the coding sequence TTGAATGGAAAGAAGCTCGTCCTGTTGCTGAACGAAAACCTCCCTTCGGGAGTGATGGCCAACACAGCGGCCATCCTGGGCGTATCTCTGGGGCGGAGGTTCCCCGAGGCGGTGGGGGAGGACGTGACCGATGGAAGCGGCTTTTCCCACGAGGGCATAGTCAAGATCCCTGTTCCGGTCTTGAAGGGGTCGGAGGAAAAACTGAAGGAGCTTCGCGGCATGCTCTATCGGGAGGATTACGACGATCTGACCGTGGTGGACTTTTCCGACGTCGCCCGAGGTTGCAGGACCTACGGAGAGTACGTTGAAAAATCCGCCTCTACGGAGGAGAGCTGTTACGTCTATCTGGGGTTGGCCATCTGCGGCGACGCTAAGAAGGTGAACAGCCTCACCGGTGCCATGCCGTTGTTGAGGTGA
- a CDS encoding helix-turn-helix domain-containing protein, whose amino-acid sequence MGESRAIVYDSELKLEAYRFRGIRQEFPKHSHEHYVIGFVERSRRMLFCRGEESCVVPGDVLLLAPGDSHGCRQVGEEPLDYRCINVKTEVMSGALTNVSERTIPLGFRHNVISDPAIAAELRALHGLISNGSADMSREELFLSLLSRLGRLFGRSFRPPSSLAGFSRLRDVVDFMEAHYSEPITLDTLGKVAGLSKYHLVRSFSSLIGMPPHRYLETVRVNRARSFLERGMPLAEVACSAGFSDQSHLTNCFKKILGITPKRYFMSFG is encoded by the coding sequence ATGGGCGAGAGCAGGGCGATAGTTTACGATTCGGAGCTGAAATTGGAGGCCTATCGTTTTCGGGGAATCCGACAGGAATTTCCGAAGCACTCCCACGAGCACTACGTTATCGGTTTCGTGGAGAGGAGCAGGCGGATGCTTTTCTGCCGTGGGGAGGAGAGTTGCGTGGTTCCGGGAGACGTACTGCTCTTGGCCCCAGGCGACAGCCACGGGTGCCGTCAGGTCGGCGAGGAGCCTCTGGACTACAGGTGCATCAACGTTAAGACCGAGGTAATGTCCGGGGCTTTGACAAATGTGTCTGAACGGACGATTCCCCTCGGTTTTCGCCATAACGTGATCTCCGATCCGGCCATTGCGGCGGAGCTGAGAGCCCTCCATGGTCTCATATCGAACGGATCCGCCGATATGTCCAGGGAGGAGCTGTTTCTGTCGTTGCTATCCCGGTTGGGGCGACTGTTCGGCAGATCGTTCCGTCCTCCTTCGTCCCTGGCGGGGTTCTCCAGACTGAGAGACGTCGTGGACTTCATGGAAGCCCATTACTCCGAACCGATAACCTTGGACACCTTGGGCAAGGTGGCGGGGTTGAGCAAGTACCATCTGGTTCGGTCCTTCTCCTCCTTGATCGGCATGCCTCCTCATCGCTACCTGGAGACGGTTCGGGTCAATCGGGCCAGGAGTTTTCTCGAGAGGGGAATGCCCCTAGCGGAGGTAGCCTGTTCCGCCGGGTTCAGCGATCAAAGCCATTTGACCAACTGTTTCAAGAAGATATTGGGAATAACGCCGAAACGTTACTTTATGTCTTTCGGGTAA
- a CDS encoding ATP-binding cassette domain-containing protein, translating into MRYNDIVLTVRSLKKSFGPVDALVEGDLTLERGKITALVGNNGAGKTTLIKCITGALRPDYGYISLRGEATPSLTLAEARRRGIATVYQDLALVDVLDVASNIWLGMEPSRWGIVDREVMRRRSIELLKRFAIDLPSVATPVSDLSGGQRQAVALARAIAQGGDILILDEPTSAMGIVERSHIVDAVKKLRKDGQAILYISHDMEQVLETADEVVIMRNGRTIACIPVGELDPLSLAGWISGAIS; encoded by the coding sequence ATGCGATATAACGACATCGTCCTGACCGTCCGTTCTTTAAAGAAAAGTTTCGGCCCCGTAGACGCCCTCGTAGAGGGAGATCTGACCCTCGAGAGGGGAAAGATAACTGCGTTGGTGGGAAACAACGGAGCGGGAAAGACCACTCTGATCAAATGCATAACCGGAGCGCTGCGGCCGGATTACGGCTATATATCCCTTAGGGGCGAAGCGACCCCTTCTCTTACCCTGGCCGAAGCTCGTCGTAGGGGGATAGCCACAGTCTATCAGGATTTGGCCCTTGTGGACGTGTTGGACGTAGCGTCGAACATATGGCTCGGGATGGAACCCTCGAGATGGGGCATCGTCGATCGAGAGGTCATGAGAAGGCGTTCGATCGAGCTGCTTAAACGATTCGCCATAGACCTTCCGTCCGTCGCTACCCCCGTCTCCGATCTCTCCGGAGGGCAGAGACAGGCGGTAGCCCTGGCCCGGGCGATCGCCCAGGGAGGAGATATTTTGATACTGGACGAGCCGACGTCTGCCATGGGGATAGTGGAAAGATCCCACATCGTCGATGCCGTGAAGAAGTTACGGAAGGACGGACAGGCGATACTCTACATAAGCCACGATATGGAACAGGTCCTGGAGACCGCCGACGAAGTGGTTATCATGCGCAACGGAAGAACCATAGCCTGTATTCCCGTCGGCGAACTCGATCCCCTATCCCTTGCGGGATGGATCTCCGGAGCCATCTCGTGA
- a CDS encoding ABC transporter permease — MKSTRPLRLAGVISISCLIFALSSPYFMNWDNIRNVLDQSTLNIVVGLGMSLLIASGGIDLSVGSAVALIGVMIAPALKAGLPTSTVCLAALAAGTISGLWNAGIVVFLRINPFIATLTSMSLMSGLALIITQGTPVYGFPPSFTFIGRGRIIGLPVSVIVCALLFLALWFSFSFTRFGIYTIGLGDNEEALRRCGIRVKRWKTGLYCLCGCCAAIAAVLITSRLNSAEPLAGAMMEMDAIATAVLGGTAIQGGKTSLTGTVLAGILLALVKNGLTMLGVSSYYQGFSVGAIVLISVVLSERSTRTKQ; from the coding sequence GTGAAAAGCACTAGACCGCTGCGATTGGCTGGAGTCATCTCGATCTCCTGTTTGATCTTCGCCCTGTCGTCGCCTTACTTCATGAACTGGGACAACATCAGGAACGTGCTGGATCAAAGCACTCTCAACATAGTCGTAGGCCTGGGGATGTCCCTTTTGATCGCATCAGGAGGGATAGACCTCTCGGTAGGCTCCGCAGTGGCGCTGATAGGGGTGATGATAGCCCCCGCGCTGAAAGCGGGGCTACCGACGTCCACGGTGTGCCTGGCCGCCCTGGCGGCGGGGACGATCTCGGGCCTATGGAACGCGGGTATCGTCGTTTTTCTGAGGATCAATCCCTTCATAGCGACCTTGACCTCTATGTCTCTGATGTCCGGTCTGGCACTGATAATCACGCAGGGAACGCCGGTTTACGGCTTCCCGCCGTCTTTCACGTTTATAGGCAGAGGCCGGATCATAGGCCTCCCTGTGTCGGTTATAGTCTGCGCCCTGTTATTTCTGGCTCTGTGGTTCTCCTTCTCGTTCACTCGATTCGGGATATACACCATCGGACTGGGCGACAACGAGGAGGCCCTCAGACGATGCGGAATCAGGGTAAAGCGCTGGAAGACCGGCCTATACTGCCTTTGCGGATGCTGCGCCGCCATAGCTGCCGTGCTTATTACCTCGCGTCTCAACAGCGCGGAACCTCTGGCGGGGGCGATGATGGAGATGGACGCCATAGCCACGGCGGTGCTCGGAGGGACGGCCATACAGGGCGGTAAAACCAGCCTGACAGGGACCGTTCTGGCGGGGATTCTGCTGGCGCTGGTAAAGAACGGCCTCACCATGCTCGGAGTCTCGTCCTACTATCAGGGATTTTCCGTAGGTGCCATCGTCCTCATATCGGTAGTTCTTTCGGAGCGATCGACGAGGACGAAACAATAG
- a CDS encoding sugar ABC transporter substrate-binding protein encodes MKVAKFLCAAALCCAMATTSFAGEPNPMVSKSIATIEDQLGALPDITGQERIGVLVITLSNPYWVTMKERYGEWAKEMGISVEVMAAPTEKDLKSQLNTLEAMVAKKYDGIIVTPMDPFNLIPGIVKADEKGIPVVCSGPEVSRDGLKQAGAVMDGWITATFKDQGRLCAEDMGKKLPSGSEVAIIEGIPGAGQSKARREGATEGFEKTGLKLVAVEAGNWDRNRAYDITTNLVKAHPKLKGIYCANDVMALAAVDALEVAGIKGVTVYGTDFIPEAAEAIKSGRLAGSTTFSQAAWTRGALVYTLKLIKKDEDLPEKLSVPITLVNGENIGQFQGWK; translated from the coding sequence ATGAAGGTAGCGAAGTTCTTATGTGCGGCGGCGCTGTGTTGCGCCATGGCGACAACCTCTTTCGCAGGCGAACCAAACCCGATGGTGTCCAAATCGATAGCGACAATCGAGGATCAGCTGGGGGCGTTGCCCGACATAACCGGCCAGGAACGCATAGGGGTTCTGGTGATAACCCTGTCCAACCCTTATTGGGTTACCATGAAAGAACGCTACGGCGAGTGGGCAAAGGAGATGGGGATTTCGGTGGAGGTTATGGCGGCTCCGACCGAAAAGGACCTCAAGTCTCAGCTCAACACCCTGGAGGCCATGGTGGCCAAGAAATACGACGGAATCATAGTTACCCCGATGGACCCGTTCAATCTTATACCGGGCATAGTCAAGGCCGACGAAAAAGGCATCCCAGTCGTATGTTCCGGCCCCGAGGTAAGCAGAGACGGTTTGAAGCAGGCCGGTGCCGTAATGGACGGATGGATAACCGCCACGTTCAAAGACCAGGGTCGACTCTGCGCCGAGGACATGGGTAAAAAGCTGCCCTCCGGATCGGAGGTCGCCATAATAGAGGGGATCCCCGGAGCCGGACAGAGCAAAGCCCGGAGAGAGGGAGCGACCGAGGGCTTCGAAAAAACCGGACTGAAGCTGGTCGCGGTGGAGGCCGGCAACTGGGACAGAAACAGGGCCTACGACATAACGACAAACCTCGTGAAAGCCCATCCTAAACTCAAGGGAATATATTGCGCCAACGACGTGATGGCTCTTGCCGCGGTGGACGCCCTCGAGGTAGCGGGAATAAAGGGAGTGACGGTATACGGAACGGACTTCATCCCTGAGGCGGCAGAGGCCATAAAAAGCGGCAGGTTGGCCGGATCGACCACATTCTCCCAGGCCGCCTGGACCAGAGGAGCTCTCGTCTACACTCTGAAGCTGATAAAGAAGGACGAGGACCTTCCGGAAAAACTGTCCGTTCCGATAACCCTGGTGAACGGAGAGAACATCGGGCAGTTCCAGGGGTGGAAATGA